From Helicobacter sp. MIT 05-5293, one genomic window encodes:
- the rbfA gene encoding 30S ribosome-binding factor RbfA, translating to MNNQQIKRQRLESLLQEVLNEAFAQLSDPCLNALNVTSVECSRGKQSAEVFIEGTDIAQNERPALLHKLSKAQGVLREYVLSATEWFRCPNLHFKFDDSLHQANTLDSIFDKLAQEKKH from the coding sequence ATGAATAATCAACAAATCAAACGCCAACGATTAGAATCTTTACTCCAAGAAGTCCTAAATGAGGCATTTGCCCAGCTTAGCGACCCTTGTTTGAATGCTTTGAATGTTACGAGCGTAGAATGCTCAAGGGGCAAGCAAAGTGCAGAAGTTTTTATCGAAGGCACAGACATTGCGCAAAATGAGCGTCCTGCATTGTTGCACAAGCTTTCAAAAGCACAAGGTGTTCTAAGAGAATATGTGCTTAGTGCGACAGAGTGGTTTCGATGCCCGAATCTTCATTTTAAGTTTGATGATTCTTTGCATCAAGCCAACACATTAGATTCTATCTTTGATAAACTTGCTCAAGAGAAAAAACACTAA
- a CDS encoding site-specific DNA-methyltransferase, protein MELLNKNLSPIFISEDSLFRLYQGDCNQILPDFKGQFDLIFADPPYFLSNDGLSIQSGKIVSVNKGTWDREENINDIDEFNEEWIRNAKIALKDTGSILISGTYHNIFSLGRVLQKLDFKILNLITWQKTNPPPNFSCRYLTHSTEQIIWARKSPKHKHIFNYEILKRLNGDKQMRDVWSFPAIAPWEKANGKHPTQKPLNLLVRLLLMASNEDSIICDPFSGSSTTGIAANLLNRSFIGIEKENEFIKMSVDRKVELDKNRKEIESKIKDISIRLSANLKLSTK, encoded by the coding sequence ATGGAATTGCTCAATAAAAACTTGTCTCCTATTTTTATAAGTGAAGATTCTCTCTTTAGGCTTTATCAAGGGGATTGCAATCAAATATTGCCTGATTTTAAGGGACAATTTGATCTTATCTTTGCCGATCCTCCTTATTTTCTCTCTAATGATGGTTTGAGTATTCAGAGTGGCAAAATAGTTAGCGTTAATAAAGGAACTTGGGATAGAGAAGAGAACATTAATGATATTGATGAATTTAATGAAGAGTGGATACGCAATGCAAAAATTGCCCTAAAAGATACAGGGAGCATTTTAATTAGTGGAACTTATCATAATATTTTTTCTTTGGGGCGAGTCTTGCAAAAACTTGATTTCAAGATTCTTAATCTCATCACTTGGCAAAAAACCAATCCTCCACCCAACTTTAGCTGTCGCTATCTCACGCATTCGACTGAACAAATCATTTGGGCAAGAAAAAGCCCAAAACATAAGCATATTTTTAATTATGAAATCCTTAAAAGGCTTAATGGAGATAAGCAAATGCGTGATGTATGGAGTTTTCCAGCGATTGCCCCTTGGGAAAAAGCTAATGGCAAACACCCTACACAAAAGCCTTTGAATCTACTTGTGCGATTGCTTTTAATGGCAAGTAATGAGGATTCTATTATCTGCGATCCTTTTAGTGGAAGCTCCACCACAGGAATAGCGGCTAATCTGCTAAATAGAAGTTTTATAGGTATAGAAAAAGAAAATGAGTTTATCAAAATGTCAGTGGATAGAAAAGTGGAGTTAGATAAAAATAGAAAAGAGATAGAATCTAAGATAAAAGACATATCAATACGATTGTCTGCAAATCTTAAATTATCTACTAAGTAA
- the proC gene encoding pyrroline-5-carboxylate reductase, translating into MPTKRTLIVVGYGNMAKAILTQNTYIFTHYEVFISGRHSEKIDAFIQECGLEQKAKVLEIHNREIPIENSDVLLCVKPKGLESFVFVGRANCVYSVLAGISITEMSLRIQASTYIRLMPNIAAYVKKSATAVYIEPRDSKNSVDLESIKALVDSFGKAVIVDNESLINASIATSGSSIAFLALIAESLIDAGIYEGLTYPQSVALVKQTFEGFADILQDKDPNALKYAISSPGGTTIAGLAILEQEGVKGAMMKAAHQAVQRALELGKSPK; encoded by the coding sequence ATGCCGACAAAACGCACACTTATAGTGGTGGGTTATGGAAATATGGCAAAAGCCATTCTCACACAAAATACTTATATTTTCACGCATTATGAAGTATTTATCAGCGGAAGACATAGTGAAAAGATTGATGCTTTTATCCAAGAATGTGGTTTAGAGCAGAAAGCAAAAGTTTTAGAGATTCATAATAGAGAGATACCTATCGAAAATAGTGATGTCTTGCTTTGTGTGAAACCCAAAGGATTAGAGAGTTTTGTATTTGTAGGGCGGGCAAATTGTGTTTATAGTGTGCTAGCAGGTATCAGTATTACAGAAATGTCTTTAAGAATCCAAGCATCAACTTATATCCGGTTAATGCCAAACATCGCCGCTTATGTGAAAAAATCAGCCACTGCAGTATATATTGAGCCACGAGATTCTAAAAATTCTGTGGATTTAGAATCTATCAAGGCTTTAGTAGATTCTTTTGGCAAGGCTGTGATTGTCGATAATGAATCGCTTATCAATGCGAGTATTGCTACTAGTGGAAGTTCAATTGCTTTTTTGGCGTTGATTGCAGAATCTCTTATTGATGCAGGCATTTATGAGGGGCTTACATATCCCCAAAGCGTGGCTTTAGTCAAGCAAACTTTTGAGGGTTTTGCTGACATATTGCAAGACAAAGATCCAAATGCGTTGAAATATGCTATTTCAAGTCCGGGTGGGACAACGATTGCGGGTTTAGCCATTTTGGAGCAAGAAGGAGTAAAAGGGGCTATGATGAAAGCGGCTCACCAAGCAGTGCAACGCGCCTTAGAGCTCGGAAAAAGCCCTAAATGA
- the fliW gene encoding flagellar assembly protein FliW, translated as MIFEVKSPILGFESVTKMKLEKLDDLFMKLCNVDGSVPHFTLVNPFLLREYEFEVPASIKILLDLETSKNLLIANIMVIQQPIENSTINFLAPLVFNFDNATMGQVVLDSTQYPFYSLNDPIGRFYNKDEAEKGEQASSVRKHQD; from the coding sequence ATGATTTTTGAAGTTAAGTCTCCCATTTTAGGTTTTGAGAGCGTAACAAAAATGAAACTAGAGAAGTTAGATGACTTATTTATGAAGCTTTGTAATGTCGATGGATCAGTGCCACATTTTACTTTGGTGAATCCTTTTTTGCTTCGAGAATATGAATTTGAAGTCCCAGCAAGTATTAAAATACTTCTTGATTTGGAAACATCAAAGAATCTTTTGATTGCCAATATTATGGTGATTCAACAACCTATCGAAAATTCTACAATTAATTTTCTTGCACCTTTGGTATTTAATTTTGATAATGCTACAATGGGGCAAGTAGTGCTTGATAGCACACAATACCCATTTTATAGTCTCAATGATCCTATTGGCAGATTCTACAACAAGGACGAGGCAGAAAAAGGCGAGCAAGCCTCATCTGTAAGAAAACATCAAGATTAA
- the tgt gene encoding tRNA guanosine(34) transglycosylase Tgt, with translation MKILDVHIDAQDGKARALSFALKQNTIETPIFMPVGTQGCIKSLDSNDVWEHLGAKIILANTYHMYLRMGIERMKMLGGLHQFAHYKGSYLTDSGGFQAFSLQQNTTLSPDGVAFKSHIDGSKHFFTPELVLDIQYALNSDIMMVLDDLVGLPADEGRIADSIHRTTEWAKRSLLYHQQQKMQGKALDNHLFAIIQGGTNPHFREISAQELVALEGFDGYAIGGLAVGESDQEMYETIAHTTAFMPTHKPRYLMGVGTPENIIESIALGVDMFDCVMPSRNARNATLFTSFGKLNIKGARFMNDDAPIDEECDCYTCRHYSRAYLCHLFRSHEITYHRLATIHNLRYYLNLVRGAREAILKGEFNHYRQMFYHKRQMEVPL, from the coding sequence ATGAAAATATTAGATGTGCATATTGATGCACAAGATGGCAAGGCAAGAGCCTTGAGTTTTGCACTCAAGCAAAATACAATTGAGACACCTATTTTTATGCCTGTAGGCACACAAGGCTGTATTAAATCGCTTGATAGTAATGATGTTTGGGAGCATCTAGGAGCAAAAATCATTCTTGCAAATACCTATCATATGTATTTGCGTATGGGGATTGAACGAATGAAAATGCTCGGAGGATTGCATCAATTTGCGCATTACAAGGGTAGCTATTTGACTGATAGCGGCGGTTTTCAAGCCTTTAGCCTCCAGCAAAATACGACTTTATCGCCCGATGGCGTGGCTTTTAAGTCTCATATTGATGGGTCAAAGCATTTTTTCACGCCCGAGTTGGTTTTGGATATACAATACGCACTTAATAGCGATATTATGATGGTTTTAGATGATTTGGTGGGATTGCCAGCAGATGAGGGGAGAATTGCAGATTCTATTCACCGCACGACAGAGTGGGCAAAAAGATCTCTCCTCTATCATCAGCAGCAAAAGATGCAAGGAAAGGCTTTGGACAATCATCTTTTTGCGATTATACAAGGTGGGACAAATCCGCATTTTAGAGAAATATCCGCTCAAGAGTTGGTGGCACTTGAAGGATTTGATGGTTATGCAATTGGAGGGCTTGCAGTGGGAGAATCTGATCAAGAAATGTATGAGACGATTGCACACACAACCGCGTTTATGCCTACCCACAAACCCCGCTACCTTATGGGTGTAGGCACACCAGAGAATATTATAGAATCTATCGCATTAGGCGTGGATATGTTTGATTGTGTGATGCCCTCACGCAATGCGCGCAATGCGACTTTATTCACTTCTTTTGGTAAGCTCAATATCAAAGGTGCAAGGTTTATGAATGATGATGCGCCTATTGATGAAGAATGTGATTGTTATACTTGCAGACATTACTCCCGTGCGTATTTGTGCCATTTGTTTCGTAGCCATGAGATTACCTATCATCGTCTTGCGACTATTCATAATCTACGCTATTATTTGAATCTTGTGCGAGGAGCGCGAGAAGCGATTCTAAAAGGCGAATTTAATCATTATCGCCAGATGTTTTATCATAAGCGTCAAATGGAGGTGCCTTTATGA
- the lon gene encoding endopeptidase La encodes MNNTYEFPMTIPIIVEDELIYPFMIRPIYTSDKANIKAADKAKDQNNLVFISAAKTHTDKHLSESFYDVGVIAWIMRRVSLPDGRVKLLFKSLYRGKILSIEGNDPLQAKVDQIRYEDYDPQEINAILQVLREKVKVLAHLNPYLPTELPQSIEETEDPNRIVDLVAAAMRLKKDQAYTLFAKNNVQERVLLAIEYVIEEIQSQKLQKEIKSKVQDKMEQVNKEYFLKEQLKQIQKELGTDNQRDEEINQYIQKLNALKPHMGEDAYKEVQKQINRLSRMHQDSADANILQNYVEWVLEIPFGQHAHKKLSIDNVARQLDSDHYSLQKPKERIVEYFAVKELLNQRQKTNPSKTKDIKNEKGTILCFYGPPGVGKTSLANSIAKAIKRQLVRVALGGLEDVNELRGHRRTYIGAMPGRITQGLIEAKEMNPVVVLDEIDKVGKSFRGDPTSVLLEILDPEQNHAFRDYYVNFNLDLSQIIFIATANDITTIPMPLRDRMEFIEVSSYTPQEKFEIAKKYLIPQELKKHALQSEEVRISPQALKEIIEKYTREAGVRSLRHKIAQIMRKSAKIILQGAQKNIRITPKNLSSFLDKIVFEISPADKQNVIGLVNGLAWTSVGGDVLKIEAIKIRGKGTLTLTGSLGDVMKESAHIAHSVVKVLFDQKFLQNPKTIKNTQIYQAYDIHLHVPEGATPKDGPSAGIAMACVIASILTERKINASVAMTGELTLRGNVLPIGGLKEKLIAAHKAGIKTALIPQKNQERDLKDIPQEVLNELQIIGVNTINEVLEHVLLKA; translated from the coding sequence ATGAATAATACTTACGAATTCCCGATGACGATTCCCATCATTGTCGAAGATGAATTAATTTATCCTTTTATGATTAGACCTATCTACACAAGTGATAAAGCTAATATTAAAGCAGCAGATAAAGCAAAAGATCAAAATAATCTCGTTTTTATCAGCGCAGCTAAAACACATACCGATAAACACCTTTCAGAATCTTTCTATGATGTCGGCGTTATTGCTTGGATTATGCGCAGAGTTTCCTTGCCCGATGGGCGTGTGAAACTACTTTTTAAAAGCTTATATCGAGGCAAGATTCTCTCTATCGAAGGTAATGACCCCTTGCAAGCAAAAGTCGATCAAATCCGCTATGAAGACTATGACCCACAAGAAATCAACGCGATTTTGCAAGTGTTGCGAGAAAAAGTCAAAGTGCTTGCGCATCTCAATCCTTATCTCCCCACAGAGTTACCTCAAAGCATTGAAGAGACAGAAGACCCCAATCGTATTGTCGATTTAGTCGCTGCTGCTATGCGCTTAAAAAAAGATCAAGCTTACACACTTTTTGCAAAGAATAATGTCCAAGAAAGAGTGCTTTTAGCAATCGAATATGTGATTGAAGAGATTCAATCACAAAAACTCCAAAAAGAAATCAAAAGCAAAGTCCAAGACAAAATGGAACAAGTCAATAAGGAATATTTCCTTAAAGAGCAACTCAAACAGATTCAAAAAGAGCTTGGCACGGATAATCAACGCGATGAAGAAATCAATCAATATATACAAAAACTAAACGCCCTCAAGCCTCATATGGGCGAAGATGCCTATAAAGAAGTGCAAAAACAAATTAATCGCCTCTCGCGTATGCACCAAGACAGTGCCGATGCAAATATTTTGCAAAATTATGTCGAATGGGTGCTTGAAATCCCTTTTGGGCAACACGCACACAAAAAATTATCCATTGATAATGTCGCAAGGCAACTTGATAGTGATCATTATTCACTTCAGAAGCCAAAAGAGCGTATCGTAGAATATTTTGCTGTCAAAGAACTCCTCAATCAGCGTCAAAAAACTAATCCCTCTAAAACAAAGGATATTAAAAACGAAAAAGGCACGATTTTGTGTTTTTATGGTCCTCCGGGCGTGGGTAAAACAAGTCTTGCAAATTCTATTGCTAAAGCAATCAAACGACAACTTGTGCGTGTCGCTTTAGGAGGCTTAGAAGATGTCAATGAATTACGCGGACACAGACGCACTTATATCGGCGCAATGCCCGGACGCATCACTCAAGGACTAATCGAAGCAAAGGAGATGAATCCCGTAGTCGTGCTTGATGAAATTGACAAAGTCGGTAAAAGTTTTCGAGGCGATCCTACAAGTGTGCTACTTGAGATTCTTGACCCCGAGCAAAATCACGCATTCCGAGATTATTATGTCAATTTCAATTTAGACCTCTCACAAATCATCTTTATCGCGACTGCAAATGATATTACCACTATTCCTATGCCTTTGCGTGATCGTATGGAGTTTATTGAAGTATCATCATACACCCCTCAAGAAAAATTTGAAATCGCAAAAAAATATTTGATTCCTCAAGAGCTTAAAAAACACGCTCTACAATCCGAAGAAGTCAGAATCTCCCCTCAAGCCCTTAAAGAAATCATAGAAAAATACACGCGTGAAGCAGGTGTGCGCTCCTTAAGACACAAAATCGCACAAATTATGCGAAAAAGCGCAAAAATCATTCTTCAAGGCGCACAAAAAAATATTCGTATTACACCTAAGAATCTCTCTTCATTCCTTGATAAAATCGTTTTTGAAATCTCACCCGCAGATAAGCAAAATGTCATAGGCTTAGTTAATGGCTTGGCTTGGACAAGTGTAGGTGGAGATGTGTTGAAAATCGAAGCCATTAAAATACGAGGAAAGGGGACACTCACACTCACAGGGAGTTTGGGTGATGTAATGAAAGAATCTGCACATATCGCACATTCTGTCGTCAAAGTGCTGTTTGATCAAAAATTTCTTCAAAATCCCAAAACAATCAAAAACACACAAATTTATCAAGCTTATGATATTCATCTCCATGTCCCCGAAGGAGCGACACCTAAAGATGGTCCAAGTGCTGGTATTGCTATGGCTTGTGTGATTGCCTCGATTCTCACAGAGCGCAAAATCAATGCAAGTGTCGCGATGACGGGCGAGCTAACATTACGGGGCAATGTATTACCAATTGGTGGATTAAAAGAAAAACTCATTGCCGCGCATAAAGCAGGGATAAAAACTGCTCTTATCCCTCAAAAAAATCAAGAGCGAGACCTTAAGGACATTCCTCAAGAAGTGCTTAATGAACTTCAAATCATCGGTGTCAATACAATCAACGAAGTGCTTGAGCATGTTTTATTGAAAGCCTAG
- a CDS encoding type II restriction endonuclease: MPNTLTFEEFLKTLQTTNRRLNFFVDWQKCLSNRDSVSICLNHLNFLLGKNKDEMQDCVHKLFAEYPKAFEVLHILIAVRDKKEMVLDSNNSLCAIESYFYNADKAYNFICESGLCEVFSDRKIKDLNDFVFGIEVGLDSNARKNRSGNTMESYLENLFARANLHFKSQVNIKDFNDLHQSFGADIKKFDFVIWGKNATYFIESNFYTSGGSKLNETARAYQDLALRFKTFSSYKFIWITDGQGWLSAKNKLQEAYKSVEIYNLSNINDFIQKVKNGIAQ; this comes from the coding sequence ATGCCAAACACTTTAACTTTTGAGGAATTTTTAAAAACACTGCAAACTACCAATAGACGCTTAAACTTTTTTGTGGATTGGCAAAAATGTTTAAGCAATAGAGATTCTGTTAGTATTTGCCTCAATCATTTGAATTTTTTATTGGGTAAAAATAAAGATGAAATGCAAGATTGTGTGCATAAACTCTTTGCTGAATATCCAAAGGCTTTTGAGGTTTTGCACATTTTGATTGCAGTGAGGGATAAAAAAGAAATGGTTTTGGATTCTAATAATAGTCTTTGTGCTATAGAATCTTATTTTTATAATGCAGACAAAGCTTATAATTTTATTTGTGAAAGTGGCTTGTGCGAAGTTTTTAGCGATAGAAAGATTAAGGATTTGAATGATTTTGTATTTGGTATTGAAGTAGGACTTGATAGCAATGCAAGAAAAAATCGTAGTGGTAACACTATGGAATCTTATCTTGAAAATCTTTTTGCAAGGGCTAATTTGCATTTTAAAAGCCAAGTTAATATCAAAGATTTTAACGATTTGCACCAATCGTTTGGAGCTGATATTAAAAAATTTGATTTTGTCATTTGGGGTAAAAACGCTACCTATTTTATAGAATCTAATTTTTATACAAGTGGTGGAAGTAAGCTTAATGAAACTGCAAGAGCCTATCAAGATTTAGCGTTAAGATTCAAAACCTTTTCTTCTTATAAATTTATTTGGATAACAGATGGGCAAGGTTGGTTAAGTGCTAAAAACAAACTCCAAGAGGCTTATAAATCTGTAGAAATTTATAATTTAAGCAACATTAATGACTTCATTCAAAAGGTAAAAAATGGAATTGCTCAATAA
- the ilvD gene encoding dihydroxy-acid dehydratase, which produces MRSDIIKKGFQKAPHRSLLRATGLKDEDFDKPFIGIANSYIDIIPGHFFLNKYAQIVKDEIRAAGGVPFEFNTIGVDDGIAMGHSGMLYSLPSRELIADSIETMMNAHSLDAMVCIPNCDKIVPGMLMGALRVNVPTIFVSGGPMRAGRLEDGTILDLNSAFEAVGAFNEGKIDEQRLHEIECKACPSGGSCSGMFTANSMNTLCEAMGVALPGNGTILALSPEREELLRKAARRIVEIALDEKKTEQFRFRNILNRKAVHNAFVVDMAMGGSTNTILHMLAIAKEAEVDFNLDSINTIASQVAHIAKIAPALGTIHMEDIHRAGGVSAVMNEVAKRENKVLHLDTLTITGETLGERIANAEIKDSEIIRHNENAYSQMGGLKILYGNLAREGAVLKVAAVAEKMKEFEGSAVCFNSQDEAIRGIAGGKVKAGNVVVIRYEGPKGGPGMQEMLSPTSMIMGMGLGECVALITDGRFSGATRGGCIGHVSPEAAEGGLIALVEDGDKIAISVSKGSLELLVDSKVLEARKAKWKPIQKEIKSKWLRRYALLVSNAANGAVLKTEV; this is translated from the coding sequence ATGCGAAGTGATATTATCAAAAAAGGATTCCAAAAAGCCCCGCACAGAAGCCTTTTGCGCGCCACAGGGCTAAAAGACGAAGACTTTGACAAACCCTTTATCGGCATTGCCAATAGCTATATTGACATTATTCCCGGGCATTTTTTCTTAAACAAATACGCACAGATTGTCAAAGACGAGATTCGCGCTGCCGGTGGTGTGCCGTTTGAGTTTAACACGATTGGTGTTGATGATGGCATCGCTATGGGGCATAGCGGAATGCTCTATTCGCTGCCAAGCCGCGAACTGATTGCCGATAGTATCGAAACGATGATGAACGCGCACAGCCTTGATGCGATGGTTTGTATCCCTAATTGCGATAAGATTGTGCCCGGAATGCTTATGGGCGCGCTGCGGGTGAATGTCCCGACAATCTTTGTCAGCGGCGGACCGATGCGCGCGGGGCGGCTTGAAGACGGGACGATTCTCGACCTAAACTCGGCGTTTGAAGCGGTGGGCGCGTTTAACGAAGGTAAGATTGATGAGCAAAGATTACACGAGATAGAATGCAAGGCTTGCCCTAGTGGGGGGAGTTGTAGCGGAATGTTTACTGCAAACTCGATGAATACCCTCTGTGAGGCAATGGGTGTCGCGCTGCCCGGGAACGGGACGATTTTAGCCCTTAGCCCCGAACGCGAAGAGCTTTTGCGCAAAGCCGCGCGGCGGATTGTCGAGATTGCGCTTGATGAGAAAAAAACCGAGCAATTTAGATTCCGCAATATCTTAAACAGAAAGGCTGTGCATAACGCGTTTGTGGTCGATATGGCTATGGGTGGCAGCACCAACACGATTTTGCATATGTTAGCCATTGCCAAAGAAGCCGAGGTGGATTTTAATCTTGATTCGATTAATACGATTGCAAGCCAAGTTGCGCATATTGCAAAGATTGCGCCCGCGCTTGGCACGATTCACATGGAAGACATTCACCGCGCGGGCGGGGTTAGCGCGGTGATGAACGAGGTGGCGAAGCGCGAAAATAAAGTTTTGCACCTTGATACGCTCACAATCACCGGCGAGACTTTGGGCGAGAGAATCGCGAATGCAGAGATTAAAGATAGTGAGATTATCCGCCATAATGAGAATGCGTATTCGCAAATGGGGGGGCTAAAGATTCTCTATGGCAACCTCGCGCGTGAGGGTGCGGTGCTAAAGGTCGCCGCGGTGGCAGAAAAGATGAAAGAATTTGAAGGCAGTGCAGTGTGTTTTAACTCGCAAGATGAGGCGATTAGGGGCATTGCAGGGGGCAAGGTCAAGGCTGGGAATGTCGTGGTGATTCGCTATGAGGGACCAAAGGGCGGACCGGGAATGCAAGAAATGCTTAGCCCCACGAGTATGATTATGGGAATGGGGCTTGGCGAGTGTGTCGCGCTGATTACCGATGGGCGCTTTAGCGGCGCAACAAGGGGCGGGTGCATTGGGCATGTTAGCCCCGAAGCGGCAGAGGGCGGGCTGATTGCGCTTGTTGAAGACGGCGATAAAATTGCGATTTCTGTAAGCAAAGGGAGCTTGGAACTGCTTGTGGATTCTAAGGTTTTAGAAGCGCGTAAGGCAAAGTGGAAGCCGATTCAAAAAGAGATAAAAAGCAAGTGGTTGCGCCGCTATGCACTGCTTGTGAGTAATGCCGCAAATGGCGCGGTGCTGAAGACGGAGGTGTAG
- the bamD gene encoding outer membrane protein assembly factor BamD, which translates to MFLKIIRYILYIGMFCLFLGCASKEIEYNKPATYWYESIIKEINFGNLEGADGYFASLQSEHINSPLLPEAMLILGEAHMEKDEYLLATFYFDEYLKRYSSLADQDYVRYLKILANYFGFKNYSKDQEFMTQSITDAQEFLQNYPHSRYAPYVEYVYLKFKLGQMELNQSIARVYEKQNKTQAQEIYISRNDEELYKDLDPKPSHIPWYVKILNW; encoded by the coding sequence ATGTTTTTAAAGATAATCCGTTATATTTTATACATAGGAATGTTTTGTTTATTTTTAGGGTGCGCGTCAAAAGAAATCGAATACAACAAACCTGCCACTTATTGGTATGAATCGATCATCAAAGAAATCAATTTCGGTAATTTAGAAGGTGCAGATGGGTATTTTGCATCTTTACAAAGTGAGCATATCAACTCACCTCTATTGCCCGAAGCGATGCTTATTCTCGGTGAAGCACATATGGAAAAAGATGAATATCTCCTTGCGACATTTTATTTTGATGAATATCTCAAGCGTTACTCTTCTCTTGCCGACCAAGATTATGTGCGGTATTTAAAGATTCTCGCAAACTACTTTGGATTCAAAAACTACAGCAAAGATCAAGAATTTATGACCCAAAGTATTACTGATGCTCAAGAATTTTTACAAAACTACCCTCATAGTCGCTATGCCCCTTATGTCGAGTATGTTTATTTAAAATTTAAATTAGGACAAATGGAGCTTAATCAATCCATTGCAAGGGTCTATGAAAAACAAAATAAAACCCAAGCGCAAGAAATATATATCAGCAGAAATGATGAAGAACTTTATAAGGATCTTGATCCGAAACCCTCGCATATCCCATGGTATGTTAAAATTCTCAATTGGTAG
- a CDS encoding capsular biosynthesis protein — MLNIEQHITLLCDHNITQKPRSSRLLQMLCGITTLNLHINIIAKECTSLEFLSNLSPHLKLLSFPADKTSKQRNAQENALIQSYCHKGEFEPLIYTPARLHIRKYLDSLPQQDLLIIEDITLLPFACDYKKSFPHCKILIDLREFYPLEYENDPVWVQGLGRLFVYLCEVYLPRVDYAISVSEGLCERYKRDYGILCEVLYSLPPFFESAPKPTFAQHIKILYHGFISPDRSSQEMLELGERLSESDKKYQLYVMALSNQKGFLEDFMQKAHKIRSLSVLPPVMMQEIIPFSRDFDIGLIPFKPTTFNLTHCMPNKLFEYIQARLAICATPLPDIARFLKQNACGIVSNGFEVSHIMQTLESLTPEEINTFKANAHKSAYQWSMQTNQMLVERIVSGLLER; from the coding sequence ATGCTTAATATAGAACAACATATCACCTTACTTTGCGATCATAATATCACCCAAAAGCCGCGCTCAAGTCGCTTACTCCAAATGCTTTGTGGGATTACGACACTGAATCTGCACATCAACATCATTGCCAAAGAATGCACAAGCCTTGAATTTTTGTCTAATCTCTCACCACACCTCAAGCTTTTAAGCTTTCCAGCAGATAAGACAAGCAAACAACGCAATGCCCAAGAAAATGCACTTATTCAAAGCTATTGTCATAAGGGTGAATTTGAGCCTTTGATATATACTCCCGCGCGTCTGCATATCCGCAAATATCTCGATTCTTTGCCCCAGCAGGATTTGCTTATCATCGAGGACATCACGCTTTTGCCTTTTGCGTGTGATTATAAAAAATCATTTCCCCATTGTAAGATTCTGATTGATTTGCGTGAATTTTATCCTTTGGAATATGAAAATGACCCTGTATGGGTGCAGGGATTGGGGCGGTTGTTTGTGTATTTGTGCGAAGTGTATTTGCCACGCGTTGATTATGCAATCAGCGTAAGCGAGGGATTGTGCGAACGATACAAGAGAGATTATGGGATTTTATGCGAGGTGTTGTATTCGCTTCCGCCATTTTTTGAATCTGCGCCAAAGCCTACCTTTGCACAACACATTAAAATTCTCTATCATGGCTTTATCAGCCCTGATCGCAGTAGTCAAGAAATGCTTGAGCTAGGGGAGAGGCTTTCAGAATCTGATAAAAAATATCAACTTTATGTGATGGCTTTAAGCAATCAGAAAGGTTTTTTAGAGGATTTTATGCAAAAAGCACACAAGATTCGCTCTCTTAGTGTTTTGCCTCCGGTAATGATGCAGGAGATTATTCCTTTTAGTAGGGATTTTGATATAGGGCTTATTCCTTTTAAGCCTACGACTTTTAATCTTACGCATTGTATGCCTAATAAGCTTTTTGAATACATACAGGCGCGCTTGGCAATTTGTGCGACACCTCTTCCCGATATAGCGCGGTTTTTAAAGCAAAATGCTTGTGGGATTGTATCAAATGGATTTGAGGTCTCCCATATTATGCAGACTTTAGAATCTCTCACACCAGAGGAGATTAATACATTTAAAGCAAATGCGCACAAAAGTGCGTATCAATGGAGTATGCAGACGAATCAAATGCTTGTTGAGCGTATCGTATCGGGGCTATTGGAGCGTTAA